The following coding sequences lie in one Pseudomonas sp. B33.4 genomic window:
- a CDS encoding LLM class flavin-dependent oxidoreductase: MSRQLKLGAFLMATGHHVAAWRHPEVPANAGLDFTHYKRLAQIAEAAKFDALFVADSVAAPTQNIASRMARSDHFEPLTLLSALSAVTEHIGLIATATTSYNEPYHVARKFASLDHLSGGRAGWNLVTSDNAAEALNFGRDEHIGHAERYSRAREFHQVVTGLWDSWEDDAFFRDKASGAYYDPSKLHVLDHVGEHFRVKGPLNVARSPQGQPVIVQAGSSETGRELAAQTAEVVFTAQTSLANAQAFYADLKGRLPKYGRNAESLKIMPGVFVVVGRTEAEAQEKCETFQQLVEPEVGVALLGRMLGNFDLSKYPLDGPLPDLPLTESGQQSRQKLLTELAGRENLSLAELGRKIAGGRGHYSLVGTPQQIADRLQEWFEQGAADGFNVLVPHLPGGLEDFANGVVPELQRRGLFRTEYEGRTLRQNLGLARPGNRFL, translated from the coding sequence ATGAGCAGACAGTTGAAACTCGGCGCGTTCCTCATGGCCACCGGGCACCACGTGGCAGCGTGGCGTCATCCTGAAGTGCCGGCGAATGCGGGTCTGGATTTCACCCATTACAAACGGCTGGCGCAGATCGCCGAGGCGGCGAAATTCGATGCGTTGTTTGTCGCTGACAGCGTCGCCGCGCCGACCCAGAACATCGCCAGTCGCATGGCGCGCTCCGATCACTTTGAACCGCTGACGTTGCTCTCGGCGCTGAGTGCGGTAACCGAACACATCGGCCTGATTGCGACGGCGACCACCAGCTACAACGAGCCGTATCACGTGGCACGCAAATTCGCTTCGCTTGATCACCTGTCGGGTGGGCGTGCGGGGTGGAATCTGGTGACCTCGGACAATGCTGCCGAGGCGCTGAATTTCGGCCGCGACGAACATATTGGTCATGCCGAACGCTACAGCCGTGCCCGCGAATTTCATCAGGTGGTGACCGGGCTTTGGGATAGCTGGGAGGATGATGCCTTCTTTCGCGACAAGGCCAGCGGAGCGTACTACGACCCTTCGAAGCTGCATGTACTGGATCACGTCGGCGAACACTTCCGGGTCAAAGGTCCGCTGAACGTTGCGCGCTCGCCGCAGGGGCAGCCGGTGATCGTCCAGGCCGGCTCTTCGGAAACCGGACGCGAATTGGCAGCGCAGACCGCTGAAGTGGTGTTCACCGCGCAGACCTCGCTGGCCAATGCCCAAGCGTTCTACGCCGATCTCAAAGGGCGCTTGCCGAAATACGGGCGCAACGCCGAATCGCTGAAAATCATGCCCGGAGTTTTTGTCGTCGTCGGCCGCACCGAAGCCGAGGCGCAGGAAAAATGTGAAACGTTTCAGCAATTAGTCGAACCCGAGGTTGGCGTCGCCTTGCTTGGGCGTATGCTGGGCAACTTCGATTTGTCGAAGTACCCGCTGGACGGGCCGTTACCGGATTTACCGCTGACGGAAAGCGGCCAGCAGAGCCGGCAGAAATTGCTCACTGAGTTGGCGGGGCGGGAGAACCTGAGCCTTGCCGAACTGGGTCGCAAGATTGCTGGCGGACGCGGGCATTACAGCCTGGTCGGTACGCCGCAGCAGATCGCTGATCGCTTACAGGAATGGTTCGAACAGGGCGCTGCGGACGGTTTCAACGTGCTGGTGCCACACCTGCCTGGCGGGCTCGAAGACTTCGCCAATGGCGTGGTGCCGGAACTGCAACGGCGTGGGTTGTTCAGAACGGAGTATGAGGGGCGGACGTTGCGCCAGAACCTTGGTCTCGCTCGACCCGGCAATAGATTTTTGTAG
- the mgrA gene encoding L-glyceraldehyde 3-phosphate reductase — translation MTYTAAENRYDSIPYRRVGRSGLVLPALSLGLWHNFGDSTPIDTQRALLRTAFDLGINHFDLANNYGPPYGSAETNFGRLLREDFKQYRDELIISSKAGWDMWPGPYGQGGGSRKYVLASLDQSLQRLGLDYVDIFYSHRFDPDTPLEETASALATAVQQGKALYIGISSYSGVKTREMAALLKEWKVPLLIHQPAYNLLNRWVEKDLLDTTDELGTGVIAFTPLAQGLLTDKYLNGVPADARVNRPGGGSLQASHLSDANIAHVRALNEIAKRRGQSLAQLALAWTLRDPRVTSALIGASRPEQIIENVGALKNLSFSVEELAEIDRFAQEGGINLWERPSTAE, via the coding sequence ATGACTTACACCGCTGCCGAAAATCGCTATGACTCCATCCCTTACCGCCGCGTCGGCCGCAGCGGTCTGGTGCTGCCGGCGTTGTCGCTGGGCCTGTGGCATAACTTCGGTGACAGCACGCCGATCGACACCCAGCGCGCCTTGCTGCGCACCGCGTTCGATCTGGGCATCAACCACTTCGACCTGGCCAACAACTACGGCCCGCCCTACGGCAGCGCCGAGACTAATTTCGGCCGCTTGCTGCGTGAAGACTTCAAGCAGTACCGCGACGAGCTGATCATCTCCAGCAAGGCCGGTTGGGACATGTGGCCCGGCCCTTACGGTCAGGGCGGTGGCTCGCGCAAATACGTGCTGGCCAGCCTCGACCAGAGCCTGCAACGGCTCGGTCTGGACTATGTGGATATCTTCTATTCGCACCGCTTCGACCCGGACACCCCACTGGAAGAAACCGCCAGCGCCCTCGCCACCGCCGTACAGCAGGGCAAGGCGTTGTACATCGGTATCTCGTCGTATTCCGGGGTAAAAACCCGTGAGATGGCGGCGCTGTTGAAAGAGTGGAAAGTACCGCTGTTGATCCATCAACCGGCGTACAACCTGCTCAATCGCTGGGTGGAAAAAGATCTGCTGGATACCACTGATGAACTCGGTACTGGCGTGATCGCGTTCACGCCGCTGGCGCAAGGTCTGCTCACCGACAAATACCTCAACGGCGTGCCGGCGGATGCGCGGGTCAATCGTCCGGGCGGTGGTTCGTTGCAGGCTTCGCATCTGTCCGACGCCAACATTGCTCATGTGCGGGCGTTGAACGAGATCGCCAAGCGTCGCGGCCAGAGCCTGGCGCAACTGGCGCTGGCGTGGACGCTGCGTGATCCACGGGTGACCTCGGCGTTGATTGGTGCGAGCCGGCCGGAGCAGATTATCGAGAACGTTGGGGCGTTGAAGAATCTGAGTTTCAGTGTTGAAGAACTGGCGGAGATTGACCGGTTTGCCCAGGAGGGTGGGATCAATCTTTGGGAGAGGCCTTCGACGGCGGAGTGA
- the tauD gene encoding taurine dioxygenase: MSSLHITPLSSALGAQISGVDISQPLSLEHRDAIEQALLKYQVLFFRNQPIEPPQQACFAAYFGDLHIHPIYPNVPEQPEVLILDTAVTDVRDNAIWHTDVTFLPTPAMGAVLSAKLLPEFGGDTLWASGIAAYEALSAPMKGLLEGLTATHDFTRSFPLERYGNTPEALAQWEEARRKNPPLSHPVIRTHPASGRRSLFVNEGFTSKINELSETESEAILKFLFAHATRPEFTIRWRWQQDDIAFWDNRVTQHYAVDDYRPARRVMQRATVLGDVPFFR, encoded by the coding sequence ATGAGCAGCCTCCACATCACCCCGTTAAGCTCGGCCCTCGGCGCGCAAATCAGCGGCGTCGACATCAGCCAGCCACTGAGCCTGGAACACCGCGACGCGATCGAGCAGGCGCTGCTCAAATACCAGGTTTTGTTCTTCCGCAACCAGCCAATCGAACCGCCACAACAGGCGTGCTTTGCGGCGTACTTCGGTGACCTGCACATTCACCCGATCTACCCGAACGTGCCGGAACAACCGGAAGTGCTGATCCTCGACACCGCCGTCACCGACGTGCGCGACAACGCGATCTGGCACACCGACGTGACCTTCCTGCCGACGCCGGCGATGGGTGCGGTGCTCAGCGCCAAGTTGCTGCCGGAGTTTGGTGGCGACACGTTGTGGGCCAGCGGCATTGCTGCGTATGAAGCGCTGTCGGCGCCGATGAAAGGCTTGCTTGAAGGGCTGACGGCGACGCACGATTTCACTCGCTCTTTTCCGCTGGAGCGTTATGGCAATACGCCTGAAGCATTGGCGCAGTGGGAAGAGGCGCGACGCAAGAATCCACCGCTGTCGCACCCGGTGATTCGTACACATCCGGCCAGTGGGCGGCGTTCGTTGTTCGTCAATGAAGGCTTCACGTCGAAGATCAATGAGCTGTCGGAAACCGAGAGCGAGGCGATTCTGAAGTTTCTGTTCGCCCATGCAACGCGGCCGGAATTCACCATTCGCTGGCGTTGGCAGCAGGACGATATTGCGTTCTGGGATAACCGCGTGACCCAGCATTACGCGGTGGATGATTACCGGCCGGCGCGGCGGGTGATGCAGCGGGCGACGGTGTTGGGGGATGTGCCGTTTTTTCGTTGA
- the tauC gene encoding taurine ABC transporter permease TauC yields the protein MSSYDVSSAAVKPVSASVAIPVRRSLSTRWISLLTLFALLAIWWAVTATGLIEPLFLPPPSAVLQKGWLLATTGYMDSTLWQHLGASLSRIGLGLGFAILTAVPVGIAIGANRIARGVLDPLIEFYRPIPPLAYLPLIVIWCGIGELSKVLLIYLAIFAPIAIATATGVRTVDPAKLRAAQTLGATRLQLIRHVILPSALPDILTGVRIGLGVGWSTLVAAELIAATSGLGFMVQSAAQFLVTDVVVLGILVIALIAFAMEMGLRALQRKLVPWHGQAH from the coding sequence ATGAGCAGTTACGACGTTTCCTCGGCAGCGGTAAAACCCGTCAGTGCTTCGGTGGCGATTCCGGTACGCCGCAGCCTCAGCACACGCTGGATCAGCTTGCTGACGCTGTTTGCCTTGTTGGCGATCTGGTGGGCGGTGACGGCCACAGGACTGATCGAGCCGCTGTTCCTGCCGCCACCGTCCGCCGTGCTGCAGAAGGGCTGGTTACTGGCGACTACCGGTTACATGGATTCGACCTTGTGGCAGCACTTGGGCGCGAGCCTGAGCCGCATCGGTCTGGGCCTCGGTTTTGCGATCCTGACCGCCGTGCCAGTGGGTATCGCCATTGGTGCCAACCGCATCGCCCGTGGCGTGCTCGATCCGCTGATCGAGTTCTACCGCCCTATTCCGCCGCTCGCCTATTTGCCGCTGATCGTGATCTGGTGCGGCATTGGCGAATTGTCGAAAGTGCTGCTGATTTATCTGGCGATTTTCGCGCCGATTGCCATCGCTACCGCCACCGGCGTGCGCACGGTTGATCCGGCGAAATTGCGCGCGGCGCAGACGTTGGGTGCGACGCGTTTGCAGCTGATTCGCCATGTGATTTTGCCGAGCGCATTGCCGGACATTCTCACGGGCGTGCGCATTGGTCTGGGCGTTGGCTGGTCGACGCTGGTTGCGGCCGAACTGATTGCTGCCACCAGCGGCTTGGGTTTTATGGTGCAGTCGGCCGCGCAGTTCCTGGTCACCGACGTGGTGGTACTGGGGATTCTGGTCATCGCCCTGATCGCCTTCGCCATGGAAATGGGCCTGCGCGCCCTGCAGCGCAAACTGGTGCCGTGGCACGGCCAGGCCCACTAA
- the tauB gene encoding taurine ABC transporter ATP-binding subunit has translation MALLQLERISAQYPGSPTPVLADISLTLGPQQLLVALGPSGSGKTSLLNLIAGFVEPSAGRITLDGVPVKGPSAERGVVFQDDALLPWQDVLANVAFGLELAGVARDKREKIAREMLALVDLSGFENRRIWQLSGGQKQRVGLARALAADPRVLLMDEPFGALDAFTREQMQELLLQVWQRTAKPVFLITHDIEEAVFLATDLILLAPNPGQIVERLHLDFGQRYAAGESARAIKSDPRFIETREHVLSKVFSQRSAGQRQERA, from the coding sequence ATGGCCTTGCTACAGCTGGAGCGCATCAGCGCACAGTACCCGGGCAGCCCGACACCGGTGCTGGCGGATATTTCTCTGACCCTGGGGCCTCAGCAATTGCTGGTCGCCCTCGGCCCGTCCGGCAGTGGCAAGACATCGCTGTTGAACCTGATTGCCGGTTTCGTCGAACCGAGCGCCGGGCGCATCACCCTCGACGGCGTGCCGGTCAAAGGCCCGAGCGCCGAACGCGGTGTGGTGTTCCAGGACGACGCCTTGTTGCCTTGGCAGGACGTGCTGGCCAACGTTGCATTCGGTCTGGAACTGGCCGGTGTCGCCAGGGACAAACGCGAAAAGATCGCCCGTGAAATGCTCGCGCTGGTGGACCTTTCCGGTTTCGAAAACCGTCGCATCTGGCAACTCTCCGGTGGCCAGAAACAACGCGTCGGCCTCGCCCGCGCCCTCGCCGCTGACCCGCGTGTGTTGCTGATGGACGAACCCTTCGGCGCCCTCGACGCATTCACCCGCGAGCAGATGCAGGAGCTGTTGCTGCAAGTCTGGCAGCGCACCGCCAAGCCGGTTTTCCTGATTACCCATGACATTGAAGAAGCGGTGTTCCTCGCCACTGACCTGATTCTGCTCGCGCCGAATCCGGGGCAGATCGTTGAGCGCCTGCACCTGGATTTCGGCCAGCGCTACGCCGCTGGCGAATCCGCCCGTGCGATCAAATCCGATCCGCGTTTTATCGAAACCCGCGAACACGTGCTGAGCAAAGTGTTCTCGCAACGCAGCGCCGGGCAACGGCAGGAGCGCGCATGA
- the tauA gene encoding taurine ABC transporter substrate-binding protein, with product MKLNFPLRLLAVASLAAASFLAQAADLTVAYQTTVDPAKVAQADGAYEKATKADIAWRKFDNGADIIAAIASGDVQIGYLGSSPLTAAITRKVPVETFLIATQIGAAEALVARDGSGIKTPQDLIGKKIAVPFVSTGHYSLLAALKHWNIDPSKVTVLNLAPPAIVAAWKRGDIDATYVWDPALGVAKENGKVLITSGELAKFGAPTFDAWIVRKDFAEKHPEIVTAFAKVTLDAYADYRKDPKAWLADQSNVDKLVKLSGAKASDIPLLLQGNVYPLAADQVVTLGAPTTKAITDTAAFLKEQGKVEAVLPDYAPYVSAKYITN from the coding sequence ATGAAACTGAATTTCCCGCTTCGCCTGCTGGCCGTGGCCTCTCTGGCTGCCGCGAGTTTTCTGGCTCAGGCCGCCGACCTCACCGTCGCCTACCAAACCACTGTTGACCCGGCGAAAGTCGCCCAGGCCGACGGCGCTTACGAAAAAGCCACCAAAGCCGACATCGCCTGGCGCAAGTTCGACAACGGCGCCGACATCATCGCCGCTATCGCTTCCGGTGATGTGCAGATCGGCTACCTTGGTTCGAGCCCGCTGACCGCCGCGATCACGCGCAAAGTCCCGGTCGAAACTTTCCTCATCGCCACCCAGATCGGCGCCGCCGAAGCACTGGTCGCGCGCGACGGTTCCGGGATCAAGACCCCGCAAGATCTGATCGGCAAGAAAATAGCCGTGCCGTTTGTATCGACCGGTCACTACAGCCTGCTCGCCGCGCTGAAGCACTGGAACATCGATCCATCGAAAGTCACCGTGCTCAACCTCGCGCCGCCAGCGATTGTTGCGGCGTGGAAACGCGGTGATATCGATGCCACCTACGTTTGGGATCCGGCACTCGGCGTGGCCAAGGAAAACGGCAAAGTGCTGATCACTTCCGGCGAGCTGGCCAAGTTCGGCGCGCCGACCTTTGATGCGTGGATCGTGCGCAAAGACTTCGCCGAGAAGCACCCGGAAATCGTCACCGCGTTCGCCAAGGTCACCCTCGACGCCTACGCCGATTACCGCAAAGACCCGAAAGCCTGGCTCGCCGATCAATCCAACGTCGACAAACTGGTGAAACTCTCCGGTGCCAAGGCCAGCGATATTCCGTTGTTGCTGCAAGGCAACGTCTACCCGCTGGCGGCTGATCAGGTCGTCACCCTCGGCGCACCGACCACCAAAGCCATCACCGACACCGCCGCGTTCCTCAAGGAGCAAGGCAAGGTTGAAGCCGTGCTGCCGGACTACGCGCCGTACGTCAGCGCCAAATACATCACCAACTGA
- the gshA gene encoding glutamate--cysteine ligase: protein MSELLNRRLALLGERANLSLLEQCLHGIERECLRVTSEGRLAQTPHPEALGSALTNEQITTDYSESLLEFITPALPDPADTLASLDKIHRFAYSKLGNEYLWSPSMPCPLPAEEDIPIAYYGTSNIGQLKYVYRKGLALRYGKTMQCIAGIHYNFSLPEQLWPLLRETEGFVGTDRDFQSFSYIALIRNFRRYSWLLMYLFGASPALDAGFLRGRSHQLEQLDPDTLYLPYATSLRMSDLGYQSNAQAGLTPCYNDLASYTDSLRKAVATPYAPYVEVGTHKDGEWVQLNTNILQIENEYYSNIRPKRVTYTGERPIQALVARGIQYVEVRCLDINPFLPMGIDLTESRFLDAFLLYCALNDSPLLTNTSCGNATSNFLSVVKEGRRPGLQLQRDGESVEMKTWAAELLEQIAPLAALLDQSHGGDAHSKALDAQLAKVSDPSLTPSAQVLAAMAEHKESFAQFSLRQSQAHAEFFRSEPLAADEQAKFEELARTSLAAQAELEQNEVGDFDVFVGSYQASILAISN from the coding sequence TTGAGCGAACTTCTCAACCGCCGCCTGGCTCTGCTCGGCGAGCGCGCTAACCTCTCTCTGCTCGAGCAGTGCCTGCACGGTATCGAACGTGAATGCCTGCGCGTGACCAGCGAAGGTCGCCTGGCGCAAACGCCGCACCCCGAAGCCTTGGGTTCCGCGCTGACCAACGAACAGATCACCACCGACTACTCCGAGTCGCTGCTGGAATTCATCACGCCCGCCCTGCCCGATCCGGCTGATACGCTGGCGAGCCTGGACAAGATTCACCGCTTTGCCTACAGCAAACTCGGCAACGAGTACCTGTGGAGTCCATCGATGCCGTGCCCGTTGCCGGCCGAGGAAGACATCCCGATCGCCTATTACGGCACCTCCAACATCGGTCAACTCAAGTACGTCTACCGCAAAGGCCTGGCCCTGCGGTACGGCAAAACCATGCAGTGCATCGCCGGGATTCACTACAACTTCTCCCTGCCGGAACAGCTCTGGCCGCTGCTGCGCGAGACCGAAGGGTTTGTCGGCACGGATCGCGACTTCCAGTCGTTTTCCTACATCGCGCTGATCCGCAACTTCCGCCGCTACAGCTGGCTGTTGATGTACCTGTTCGGGGCGTCACCGGCGCTGGACGCCGGTTTCCTGCGTGGTCGTTCGCATCAACTGGAACAACTCGATCCGGACACACTGTATCTGCCGTACGCCACCAGCCTGCGCATGAGCGACCTCGGTTATCAGAGCAACGCTCAGGCCGGTCTGACGCCGTGCTACAACGATCTGGCGAGCTACACCGACAGCCTGCGCAAAGCCGTGGCCACACCGTACGCGCCGTACGTTGAAGTCGGCACGCACAAGGATGGTGAGTGGGTGCAGCTCAACACCAACATCCTGCAGATCGAAAACGAGTACTACTCCAACATCCGCCCGAAACGCGTGACTTACACTGGCGAGCGGCCGATTCAGGCGCTGGTGGCCCGGGGCATTCAGTACGTCGAAGTGCGCTGCCTGGACATCAATCCGTTCCTGCCGATGGGCATCGACCTCACCGAGTCGCGTTTCCTCGATGCGTTCCTGCTGTATTGCGCGCTGAACGACAGCCCGCTGCTGACCAACACCTCGTGCGGCAACGCCACCTCGAACTTCCTCAGCGTGGTCAAGGAAGGTCGTCGTCCGGGCCTGCAATTGCAGCGCGACGGTGAATCGGTGGAGATGAAGACCTGGGCGGCCGAACTGCTGGAGCAAATCGCCCCGCTGGCGGCGTTACTGGATCAGAGCCATGGCGGCGATGCGCACAGCAAGGCGCTGGACGCGCAACTAGCCAAGGTCAGCGATCCGTCCCTGACGCCATCCGCGCAGGTGCTGGCGGCGATGGCTGAGCATAAGGAGAGCTTTGCGCAGTTCTCGCTGCGTCAGAGTCAGGCGCATGCCGAGTTCTTCCGCAGCGAGCCATTGGCGGCGGATGAGCAGGCTAAGTTTGAGGAGTTGGCGCGTACTTCTCTCGCTGCGCAGGCTGAGCTGGAGCAGAACGAAGTGGGGGATTTTGATGTGTTTGTCGGGTCGTATCAGGCAAGCATTCTCGCAATCAGTAACTGA
- a CDS encoding PaaI family thioesterase, with translation MEIPAGLVESAFFKLLGCRLHSLETGVAQVALVLEPELRNRGGKLHGGALFSLVDIAMGLACSSTHGFDQQSATIECKINYIRAVSDGEVLCTARVIHPGRRTLVVEADVMQGDKLVAKAQGTFAVL, from the coding sequence ATGGAGATTCCGGCCGGGCTCGTCGAGAGCGCGTTTTTCAAGCTGTTGGGCTGCCGCCTGCACAGCCTGGAAACCGGGGTGGCGCAAGTTGCCCTGGTGCTGGAACCGGAGCTGCGCAATCGCGGCGGCAAATTGCACGGTGGCGCGCTGTTCAGTCTGGTCGACATTGCCATGGGGCTGGCCTGTTCCAGCACCCACGGCTTCGATCAGCAGAGCGCGACCATCGAGTGCAAGATCAACTATATCCGCGCCGTTTCCGACGGCGAGGTGCTGTGCACGGCGCGGGTGATTCACCCGGGCCGGCGCACACTGGTGGTCGAAGCCGACGTGATGCAGGGCGACAAACTGGTCGCAAAAGCACAAGGCACGTTCGCTGTCCTGTAG
- a CDS encoding Tex family protein, whose translation MDSINSRIAEELGVRPQQVEAAVALLDEGSTVPFIARYRKEVTGSLDDTQLRHLEERLRYLRELDERRISILASIEEQGKLTPALERDIKLADTKTRLEDLYLPYKQKRRTKGQIALEAGLGDLADGLFNDPNLAPETEAARFVDAEKGVADVKAALEGAKYILMERFAEDASLLEKLRNYLKQEATLSARVIAGKEEEGAKFRDYFEHDEPLKSMPSHRALAIFRGRNEGILSSALKVGDELPGTMHPCEGMIGQQFNIQNQNRPADKWLGEVVRWTWKVKLYTHLETDLLGELRDGAETEAINVFAHNLHDLLLAAPAGPRATLGLDPGLRTGCKVAVVDSTGKLLDHATVYPHVPHNKWDQTIAILAALCAKHSVDLIAIGNGTASRETDKLAIELIKKYPAMKMTKVMVSEAGASVYSASELAAKEFPDLDVSIRGAVSIARRLQDPLAELVKIDPKSIGVGQYQHDVSQLKLARGLDAVVEDCVNAVGVDVNTASVALLARISGLNSTLAQNIVTHRDEHGAFKTRAALKKVARLGEKTFEQAAGFLRVMNGDNPLDSSAVHPEAYPLVQRIAAETDRDIRSLIGDAGFLKRLDPKKFTDETFGLPTVTDIIQELEKPGRDPRPEFKTAEFQEGVEDLKDLQLGMILEGVVTNVTAFGAFVDIGVHQDGLVHISALSEKFIKDPREAVKAGDVVKVKVMEVDIPRKRVGLSMRMGDTPGEKIDGARGSRPGSAQRQPSNNAPRKETATAAPVNNAMASLFANAKQLKKR comes from the coding sequence ATGGACAGCATCAACAGCCGCATTGCCGAGGAGCTCGGCGTACGCCCACAACAGGTCGAAGCGGCCGTCGCGCTACTCGATGAAGGCTCTACCGTTCCCTTCATCGCCCGTTACCGGAAAGAAGTCACCGGCAGCCTCGATGACACCCAGTTGCGTCACCTGGAAGAGCGTCTGCGCTACCTGCGAGAACTCGACGAACGGCGCATCAGCATCCTCGCCAGCATCGAAGAGCAAGGCAAACTCACCCCTGCCCTCGAGCGCGACATCAAACTCGCCGACACCAAGACCCGCCTCGAAGACTTGTACCTGCCGTACAAGCAGAAGCGCCGCACCAAGGGCCAGATCGCCCTGGAAGCCGGCCTCGGCGACCTCGCGGATGGTCTGTTCAACGACCCGAATCTGGCCCCGGAAACCGAAGCGGCACGTTTCGTCGACGCCGAAAAAGGTGTGGCCGATGTGAAGGCAGCCCTCGAAGGCGCCAAATACATCCTCATGGAACGCTTCGCCGAAGACGCCAGCCTGCTGGAAAAACTGCGCAACTACCTCAAGCAGGAAGCGACCCTCAGTGCCCGCGTCATCGCTGGCAAGGAAGAGGAAGGCGCCAAGTTCCGCGATTACTTCGAACACGACGAACCGCTGAAAAGCATGCCGTCGCACCGCGCGCTGGCGATTTTCCGTGGCCGCAACGAAGGCATCCTCAGCTCTGCTTTGAAAGTCGGCGACGAACTGCCGGGCACCATGCACCCGTGTGAAGGCATGATCGGCCAGCAATTCAACATCCAGAACCAGAACCGCCCGGCTGACAAATGGCTCGGCGAAGTGGTGCGCTGGACGTGGAAGGTCAAGCTCTACACCCACCTGGAAACCGACCTGCTCGGCGAGCTGCGTGACGGCGCCGAAACCGAAGCGATCAACGTGTTCGCCCACAACCTGCACGACTTGCTGCTGGCCGCCCCGGCCGGTCCGCGCGCAACCCTGGGCCTCGATCCGGGCTTGCGTACCGGTTGCAAGGTTGCCGTGGTCGACTCCACCGGCAAACTGCTCGATCACGCCACGGTTTACCCACACGTGCCGCACAACAAGTGGGATCAGACCATCGCCATTCTGGCCGCCCTGTGCGCCAAGCACTCGGTTGACCTGATCGCCATCGGCAACGGCACCGCCAGCCGCGAAACCGACAAACTGGCGATCGAACTGATCAAAAAATATCCAGCGATGAAAATGACCAAGGTCATGGTTTCCGAGGCCGGCGCATCGGTGTACTCGGCGTCGGAACTGGCGGCCAAGGAATTCCCGGACCTCGACGTGTCGATCCGTGGCGCGGTATCGATCGCTCGCCGTCTGCAGGATCCACTGGCTGAACTGGTGAAAATCGATCCGAAATCCATCGGTGTCGGCCAGTACCAGCACGACGTTTCGCAGCTGAAACTGGCGCGTGGTCTGGACGCTGTGGTCGAGGATTGCGTGAACGCCGTCGGCGTTGATGTAAACACCGCTTCGGTGGCACTGCTGGCCCGAATCTCCGGCCTCAACTCGACGCTGGCGCAGAACATCGTGACTCACCGCGATGAGCACGGCGCGTTCAAAACCCGTGCAGCCCTGAAAAAAGTCGCACGTCTGGGCGAAAAAACCTTCGAACAGGCGGCCGGCTTCTTGCGCGTGATGAACGGCGACAACCCGCTGGATTCCTCGGCCGTTCACCCTGAAGCCTATCCGCTGGTGCAGCGTATTGCCGCTGAAACCGACCGTGATATCCGTTCGCTGATCGGTGATGCCGGGTTCCTCAAGCGCCTGGATCCGAAGAAATTCACCGACGAGACGTTCGGTCTGCCAACCGTGACCGACATCATTCAGGAACTGGAAAAACCGGGCCGCGACCCGCGTCCGGAGTTCAAGACGGCCGAGTTCCAGGAAGGCGTCGAAGATCTGAAAGACCTGCAACTGGGGATGATCCTCGAAGGCGTCGTCACCAACGTGACCGCGTTCGGCGCATTCGTCGACATCGGCGTGCATCAGGATGGTCTGGTGCACATCTCGGCGCTGTCGGAGAAGTTCATCAAGGATCCGCGTGAAGCGGTGAAGGCCGGCGACGTGGTGAAAGTGAAGGTCATGGAAGTCGACATCCCGCGCAAACGTGTCGGCCTGTCGATGCGCATGGGCGACACCCCGGGCGAGAAGATCGACGGTGCCCGTGGTTCGCGCCCGGGCTCGGCGCAGCGCCAGCCTTCGAACAATGCGCCACGCAAGGAAACTGCCACCGCCGCACCAGTGAACAACGCGATGGCCTCGCTGTTCGCCAACGCCAAGCAATTGAAGAAACGTTGA